The Candidatus Rokuibacteriota bacterium genome has a window encoding:
- a CDS encoding HEAT repeat domain-containing protein → MQDLTPIHGDDRALEALLAALRDQNWFVRMRAVKLLAALRQPGAAEALETAARSDDDEDVREEALVALATLAPERALPALLRGLRDEDSWVRERVASLLGELGDRRALPALLRAMQGREEDVAAAAADAVEKLTSAAAGGPKAERRKD, encoded by the coding sequence ATGCAAGACCTGACCCCGATCCACGGGGACGACCGGGCCCTCGAGGCGCTGCTGGCGGCACTCCGGGACCAGAACTGGTTCGTCCGGATGCGCGCCGTCAAGCTGCTCGCCGCGTTGCGGCAGCCGGGGGCTGCCGAGGCTTTGGAGACTGCGGCACGCTCGGACGACGATGAGGATGTGCGGGAGGAGGCTCTGGTGGCCCTGGCCACCCTCGCTCCCGAGCGCGCCCTGCCTGCCCTGCTTCGCGGGTTGCGTGACGAGGACTCCTGGGTGCGCGAGCGCGTCGCCTCGCTCCTGGGCGAGCTCGGTGACCGGCGGGCGCTCCCGGCGCTGCTCCGGGCCATGCAGGGCAGGGAAGAGGATGTGGCGGCGGCCGCCGCCGACGCGGTGGAGAAACTCACCTCCGCCGCAGCGGGCGGCCCGAAGGCGGAGCGGAGGAAGGACTAG
- a CDS encoding N-formylglutamate amidohydrolase, producing the protein MEQSFPIVRHPLPGTRTPVLVSVPHYGTQPLPHITRDDYGEPWYESFAYGFADTFAADLYGDLHEHGATVLATPFSRMFVDVNRRRDDFEHHDGEVRSRRGVVRTHTMRDVPIFARPLGLADLEHRLQTLYDPYYSTLEHLLAQIRDAHGHAILLDGHTGSPRRMKDHQVIIGTRHEATCAPQLTATVAAIFTRHGFEVHENVSGYTGGNIVATFGQPQTRRVHALQLEINASLLITTTREEFIAHVSRGGIPEKAEENIARVRHCLREVLVALPSVLAAVARGE; encoded by the coding sequence ATGGAGCAGTCGTTCCCGATCGTCAGACACCCCCTGCCCGGGACGCGCACGCCGGTTCTGGTGAGCGTGCCGCACTACGGCACGCAGCCACTGCCCCATATCACCCGCGACGATTATGGCGAGCCCTGGTATGAATCCTTCGCCTACGGGTTCGCCGATACCTTTGCGGCCGATCTCTACGGCGACCTGCACGAGCATGGGGCCACAGTCCTCGCGACGCCCTTTTCGCGCATGTTCGTCGACGTCAATCGCCGCCGCGATGACTTCGAGCACCACGACGGCGAGGTGCGCTCCCGACGTGGGGTAGTCCGCACCCATACCATGCGCGACGTGCCCATCTTTGCGCGGCCGCTCGGGCTTGCCGACCTCGAACACCGGCTACAGACGCTCTACGATCCCTACTACTCGACCCTGGAGCACCTGCTCGCCCAGATCCGTGACGCGCACGGGCACGCGATCCTCCTCGATGGCCACACCGGCAGCCCGCGCCGGATGAAGGACCACCAGGTGATCATCGGCACGCGCCACGAGGCCACCTGCGCCCCGCAGCTCACGGCGACCGTGGCCGCGATCTTCACCCGCCACGGCTTCGAGGTGCACGAGAACGTCAGCGGTTACACCGGCGGCAACATCGTGGCCACGTTCGGCCAGCCCCAGACCCGGCGCGTCCACGCGCTCCAACTGGAGATCAACGCGTCGCTGCTGATCACGACCACCCGCGAGGAATTCATCGCCCATGTATCGCGAGGGGGAATCCCCGAGAAGGCCGAGGAGAACATCGCCCGTGTTCGCCACTGCCTCCGCGAGGTGCTCGTGGCCCTGCCCTCGGTACTCGCGGCCGTGGCGCGCGGCGAGTGA
- a CDS encoding ABC transporter ATP-binding protein: MARLAMRVIVDRLSKTYRDRSGQELAALEAIALTVEAEEFVAVLGPSGCGKSTLLGIMAGLLPATAGQVFFEGERRDDQPLTATVFQEFALFPWRTVRGNVEFGLEELGTAPAERKERVARFIAMTGLEGFEDKFPHQLSGGMRQRVGIARALAVDPAVLLMDEPFSALDAQTRTLMMEELLGIWERARTSIVYVTHNIQEAVYMADRVVVLSRRPGRVLDVVPIELKRPRHEGQMGEPAFVHAAERIWGLIKTQAQAALREGRA; the protein is encoded by the coding sequence GTGGCGCGTCTCGCCATGCGCGTCATCGTGGACCGGCTGTCCAAGACCTATCGCGACCGGAGCGGCCAGGAGCTGGCCGCGCTCGAGGCCATCGCCCTGACGGTAGAGGCGGAGGAGTTCGTGGCCGTCCTCGGCCCTTCCGGCTGCGGCAAGTCCACGCTCCTCGGCATCATGGCCGGGCTCCTACCGGCGACGGCGGGCCAGGTCTTCTTCGAAGGCGAGCGCCGGGACGACCAGCCGCTGACGGCCACGGTCTTCCAGGAGTTTGCCCTGTTCCCCTGGCGGACCGTGCGGGGCAACGTCGAGTTCGGCCTCGAGGAGCTGGGGACGGCTCCCGCGGAACGGAAGGAGCGCGTGGCGCGTTTCATCGCCATGACGGGGCTCGAGGGCTTCGAGGACAAGTTCCCCCACCAGCTCTCCGGCGGGATGCGGCAGCGGGTCGGCATCGCGCGGGCGTTGGCGGTGGATCCGGCCGTGCTGCTCATGGATGAGCCCTTCTCGGCCCTCGACGCCCAGACGCGCACGCTCATGATGGAAGAGCTGCTCGGCATCTGGGAGCGGGCGCGCACGAGCATCGTCTACGTCACGCACAACATCCAGGAGGCCGTCTACATGGCCGACCGCGTCGTCGTGCTCTCGCGGCGGCCGGGACGGGTGCTCGACGTCGTGCCAATCGAGCTCAAGCGGCCGCGGCACGAGGGGCAGATGGGCGAGCCCGCCTTCGTCCACGCCGCCGAACGCATCTGGGGGCTGATCAAGACGCAGGCCCAGGCGGCGCTGCGAGAGGGGCGCGCGTGA
- a CDS encoding ABC transporter permease produces the protein MSGPSRVAVQDRAAFLRRPEHRLLRVAALAGLLVLWEALTRVGWIPALFLPSPVGVLRELGEMAASGQLFVHVGASLRRLLLGFAAGGAAGVAVGVGTGFFSLADAVGQPLIAATFPIPKIALLPLLILWLGIGEPSKVAVIALGVFFPMAINTYAGVREADPLLVRAAVAFGAGRWSVIRKVILPSALPMIFAGLKLGAGTALLLLVAAEMIAADSGIGFLVLHAGNIMDTTKLMVGIVVLSLLGLLSHWALARCERLAVPWRHT, from the coding sequence GTGAGCGGCCCGTCGCGCGTGGCCGTCCAGGACCGCGCGGCCTTCCTGCGCCGCCCCGAGCACCGGCTGCTCCGCGTCGCGGCGCTGGCCGGGCTCCTCGTTCTCTGGGAGGCGCTGACGCGCGTCGGATGGATCCCGGCGCTCTTCCTGCCGTCGCCGGTCGGCGTGCTGAGGGAGCTCGGCGAGATGGCGGCCTCGGGTCAGCTCTTCGTGCACGTCGGCGCGAGCCTGCGCCGGCTCCTGCTGGGCTTTGCCGCGGGCGGCGCCGCCGGCGTCGCCGTCGGGGTCGGGACGGGGTTCTTCTCGCTGGCAGATGCCGTGGGCCAGCCGCTCATCGCCGCGACCTTCCCCATCCCGAAAATCGCGCTGCTGCCGCTCCTGATTCTCTGGCTCGGCATCGGCGAGCCGTCCAAGGTCGCCGTCATCGCGCTGGGCGTCTTCTTCCCGATGGCGATCAACACGTACGCCGGAGTGCGTGAAGCGGACCCGTTGCTCGTGCGCGCAGCCGTCGCGTTCGGCGCCGGCCGATGGAGCGTGATCCGGAAGGTCATCCTGCCTTCGGCCCTGCCCATGATCTTCGCGGGGCTCAAGCTGGGAGCGGGCACGGCGCTGCTTCTCCTGGTCGCGGCGGAGATGATCGCCGCCGACTCCGGCATCGGCTTCCTCGTGCTCCACGCGGGCAACATCATGGACACCACCAAGCTCATGGTGGGGATCGTGGTGCTGTCTCTTCTCGGCCTGCTCTCACACTGGGCGCTCGCTCGCTGCGAGCGGCTGGCGGTGCCGTGGCGACATACCTAG